Within Vicia villosa cultivar HV-30 ecotype Madison, WI linkage group LG1, Vvil1.0, whole genome shotgun sequence, the genomic segment cttctTCCAATATTTTTTGATCAAATTCTTTTTGGAATCTCCACCCTAACATGAAAAAACCTGTCATAAAGTGCAATCTCAATGAAAATCTAATGAGATACAAACACTAAAATATAAGATAAATCTCAAATCATTAAAATCTCAAATCTTTAAAACCTCATATTCTTCTCAAATCTAAAATCTCAAATCtcaaatttattttgataaaaacaaCATAAGTTTCTTCTCAAATTAATTTCCTTATTCCCTTTCTTATTTTatcaatttctttcttttctttttattattattcttcgtCCTCCTTGATTTTCTCTTTAAAtctgaaattaaaaactcattAAATTAcaagaattttcaaattttcttcaaatcTTTAAAACCCCAGATTCTTCTCAGATTTCaaatctaaaatctaaaatctaaaatttcaaatttgtttggataaaaacaACATAAGTTTCTTCTCAAATTAATTTCCTTATTCCctttcttattttattaatttcttattttttctttttattattattcttcttcctcctcgATTTTCTCTTTAAATCTAAAATCAAAAACCCATTAAATTACAAGAATTTCCAGATTTTATTGATTTTCCAGATtttcattaaataaaaacatatattctTCTATCCTTCATAAAAAAACACAGTAGTAATTGGAATAAGAAATATCTTCATCATAAccacactttatttatgattatcaaaattgagatttgaaaagagaatcAAGAGAATAAAAAAGGGAAATTCAAGTTTTAGGATTTCAAAATGTAAAACAAAGTTTAAGAGTCATACAACATGAAAGTTAAAccataaaattatcaaaatagtTAAAGATGAAGGCGATATTTTGTGTTGGTCTACCAATAAGCTGAATAGTTAGAGAGAAACAAACATAAAtacaaagaaattcaaaagtaaAACGAATCTAACAAAGACAATAGAAACTCACATGTTTTTCTACCACAATCATCTCAAAATGCTCCTTTGCAGTTGAAGAAACCTTCCATTTGTGGTAAATTTTTACATCGATCTTCTATAGGTCTTTACGATCGTCGAATCTTGAAAGGTATTGCCATGTTGAAACAAAAGGAAAATCGCTTGAAGAAGCTGTATGTTCTTGAAAAGTATATGGCAGAGATGGAGTGAAGAAAGGGAAAGTTGGAAAAGAGGAAGCCTGTCTGCCCTCCTTGAAGAAACAAAATGTTGGAGTAAAAGGCAGAGGGATATGAGATGGAGTAGAAGGCAGATGGATGTGACATATTCGTTAGGGGTACGGGTAGATTGGGATAGGAATTCATCAAGAAGGTCCGGTTTCAATTGAAGTGGTTCAACATTTAGGATATTgtaaaaaaatattcaatttacCCTCAAAATAATGATTTGTCAAAAGTAGAGCAAAACTTAGAAAAGACTTTTCCAGAACCATTCtttttcttatatggtagatatcttttataagaaaatattttttttgcccTTTAAACCAAACACTCAtcaaatcaaaaaagaaaaaaagaaaacaagaatttgtttttctgttttgttCCTCTCTTTCTATCCATAATTCACAATTCACGTTCGTTTTTCAACTCAAATACAAGATTAATGCAAAAAACGAAGGATGGAATGAATGATCTTTACCTGCAATTCCAGCTTATTTTGTTCCATTTGAAGTGATGAAATACAACAACGATGTTTTGGTGTTGAAAAGTTGATTGAAAATGAGATAAAGTTTTTAAAGGATTTTGCAATGGAGTATGCCTTTAGCATGAAGAAGAAAATCATGCAAGGTGGTGTTTTATCAACTTTTTCGTTGGGcgtttccggagatgcatctatggaaaTATCACCGACTTGTTTTTTAAATCAGTTGCGTGAATAACAAAATCCCATGAATGAGTGTATGAggattcatctccgaaaacacccaaaCATTATACAGAGATGCACCTCCGgaccattttttttttataaaattaggatGAAACTCAGAAAAGAAAGGATTGACATGATTTTGAGTGCATCCAGAAATACATCTATAACGCATGAaggtcatttttaaaatttttaaatgtgTGGTATACACGAATAAGGGGTGGCAAAATGAGCCCGGCCCGTTGGGCATGCCCGTTTTGTCCACACTTTTTCGCGGGGTGGTCCAAGGTTTTAGGCTCGCAACCTCAAATATGTCTTTTTTTTTGTGGACATGGATATTtacataaaattttatatttttaagtctAAAAGATACAAGATCCGCGAGCATTCTCTGTCCAACCCTAATTATTTTGCAAGGCGGATCAAAATTTAAGGCTCACATTCTCAATTACAACTACTCTGCTGTGCTCTGTTTTTGCGCGGGCCACATTCTCAATCCCTGCGTATAAGGGTGAAAAAGCATTTTTCTAAGAATGCttatcaaatcaaataaatttcttttataagaaaatatttgttGGGCCTTTAACCAAACCCTCatcaaatcaaaaaataaaaataaaaacaagaatttgtttttctgttttgttCCTCTCTTTCTATCCACAATTCACATTCACGCATTCACTCACTCTTTCACTTTCAGTGTTCCCCGACAAAGATTCTGTTTCCTCCTCAACCCCACGCCTACACATGAATGCCGCAAAGCTTCTCCCCATGTTCGCCGTTCACGGCGTTGATGCTTCCTTCCCACTGCCCTCCACCACAAACAACtccttcaaaaacacacctttcACCATACCCACTTCCCATAACACAACCAATATCAGGCTAGCCAAAGCCTTGACCCCATGTTGCTGCACTATAGACTCAAAGTCCATCGGAGGAGACGTTTTCTCGGTGACTCCGCCGAACAAGTGTGATGTGGATTACCTAGGAGAAAGCACAAAGGGTGATTTGAATGTTAAGTTGGAACAGCTTGAGGCTTTTGGTAAATTTTGAAACTTTAATAAATTCCCATTGTTTTTCTGCAACCCTTTATGGTGCCCATTTGGATTTTCACTATTTCACTAcagtttcaaatttttttgttgggTGTGTTTGGTAGATCGGGTCGTGGTTTGTATGTATTTTGTCTGTTTAGAAAATTGGGAATGGCATGTGATGTTTTCATTTAATATGTTTTTGTTATCCTAATAGTCACAAAAGTGTCTCCTTGcttattttgttgttattatcGGTTAAAGTCGAAAATGTTTCCTCAAACCAAACAGAATCCAAGGTGTTACTACATTGAATGTGGTTTTTGTTAATTAATGCTAACATGTGAAATATTGGTTTCTTAACTTGTAGGAATTGGTGATGCTGCATTTGAAGGTCCAATTGAGCAAGTGGCTAGATCCGAGGCTAGAGAGGCGGAAGATTTGCTGAGAGACTTGGGCATTCCGGTGCAGTGTTTTTTTGCTTACTTGTGTCTTTTTGAGTTTACTAATGTTCTTGGCTTGAATGATTCTGTGGTCTACTtcaatttttgtattttcaatCTTCTCTGTTAGGATTTTTGCTAGGGCGTTGTTTCATGTACAGGTATATGGTAAGTAAAACTCAGCGTTTTTGTTTCCTCTGTAGAGCCCCTCTTCATCCAGAAACTCACCTCGTGGAATATTCTGCACCCGTACGTTGAATCTGCGGTCAATTAGTGCCATTGGATATGATATGGACTACACCCTTATCCATTATAATGTGAAGGTATACACCTCTTTGTCATATATCATATTAGTTTGTATGAGAGAGGTTATTTATTGTTGTGTTACGTGAAACTGTAGGCTTGGGAAGGACGGGCTTATGACTACTGTATGGAAAACCTGAAGAATATGGGCTTCCCTGTTGACGGACTTGCATTTGATCCGGACCTGGTAACATGTTCTCTCTAACAAGCTGAAGGCATTTGTAAATCCAATCCGTATTATCTCTTGTTTGTTGGAGTGATCTTTGCAATTTTTTGTAAACTGTTCAGGTAATTAGAGGTCTTGTCATAGACAAAGAGAGAGGGAACTTGGTTAAAGCTGATCGATTTGGTTATGTAAAAAGAGTCATGCATGGCACCAAAATGTTATCTACTCGGGCTGTTAGGTAAGTGTCAGGCCTTGTAATTTTAATTTATGATAATGGAAATCCATGTAGTGTCTGTCTCTTGTTATATCATCACATTCTGCACTATTTAACTTATTAAGACATGCATCACTTTAGGATACCAAGAGAGTGCATTGAAGATAAATATGATGTTTTGAAAACCGTTGCTTAATTCaaataacaaaatattcacatTGACATGAGTATACACTATTACTCATCATGTGCCTATGCTCACACACATTAATAGCTTAGTAGATGTCATTTATAGAAAATTGGTGTAATAGTTTCTGTAGTGCTACTTAATTTTGTATGCAATGGAAGTGAGATGTACGGGAGAGAACTGGTGGACCTGCGAAAAGAGAGTCGATGGGAGTTTCTCAACACACTATTCTCCGTGTCTGAAGCAGTGGCCTACATGCAGGTATGTTGCAATTACTGTTGAAGCCATAGAACTTTCAGAATGGAAgtgattattatattataatgagACCTTATTgatgatatataatttatttcaGATGGTTGACAGATTGGATGATGGAACCATACCGGCAGAACTTGGACCCCTTGATTATAAAGGTCTTTATAAGGTAATGTGATGCAAAAAAATTGTAAATACTATTAAATTTGATGAGGGAGTTTTTTTTCTTTACTATTGGCACAACTTTCAGGCTGTTGGAAAAGCTCTTTTCTGGGCTCATGTTGAAGGGCGTCTTAAGGTCAACACATTCTTCTTGCTGTCTTGGCCGCTACAAAATTTCGATGTTGTTCTTTATTAACATTTCACATAAAATGACTTATGAAAATTTTGCAGAGCGAGATCATGTCTAAACCTGAACAGTTTGTGGAGCCTGATCCAGAATTACCTTTGGCCCTTTTGGATCAAAAGGAGGTATTGCCtcaaatgttttaattttttttgcataGCAATTGATGCCCGAATACTGCTTACTCTGTTATCTTCATTAAACAGGCTGGGAAAAAGCTTGTGCTTATTACCAACTCGGACTTTCATTACACAGACAAAATGATGCGACATTCTTTTAATAGATTCCTTCCAAATGATATGGAATGGAGAGATCTTTTTGACATTGTAAGTTCGTTTAACTTAATTTTCAATAAAACTGATCTCTCTTGACATTGGAGGGATGATAAATGCTCTATATCCTCTTCGACACTTTGTTCATTATCAACCCTGTCGTATTGTGAGATAAGCTTTTCATAAATGGACAATGGATAGGTAATTGTGTCAGCGAGAAAACCAGAGTTTTTCCAAACGTCAAGCCCCATGTATGAAGTGGTGACAGGCGAGGGTCTAATGCGTCCATGCTTCAAGGCTCAACCTGGTAATTTGTACTCTTGAAGCAAATATATGCTagaatttttgaattgtttctatCATGGTAACATATATCAGAAATGCGAAATAGCTACATTTTCTTTAAAGTTTCTCTTTAATACAACTTAGACAACAATCATTCTAGTTTTGACTATGGATGATTGAACTGCTAAATTTACTAATGGTTATTGTGCTTTGCCGTATTCTGCAGGTGGCTTGTACTCGGGGGGAAGTGCACAAATGGTTGAAAATTCTCTAGGTATCCACGGAGATGAGATTTTGTATGTTGGTGACCATATTTACACTGATGTCAGTCAATCCAAACTCCATTTGAGATGGAGAACAGCGTTGATTTGTAGAGAACTTGAAGAAGAGGTTAGTATAATCAGTTCACAAAGGCCTCATTTCGTAGTAAAGAAATTTCTGAAACATTATTTTTTCgaatttcaaaataataatacACCTTTTTTTGAGGAAAAATATTATATGATTGTTTGTTCAATTACGTATATAGGAAATATGGTGCATTTGTTTGATCCAAATATTAATTGTCCTTGCACTTTTGTAAATGTTAAAACGTCAGTACAATGCCTTGATTAATTGCCGAAGTGATAGAGAATCATTGATAGAGCTTATAAATCAAAAGGAAGTAGTGGGAGATCTCTTTAACCAACTTCGACTAGCTCTGCAAAGGCGAAGCAAAGACCGCCCTGCTCAAGTAAGTTTCGGTCCTATAATCTTATTGCATATGCTAGTTATTCTTTATTATTAGGTGCTTAAGTTTTGGTCCTATTGTTACTTTAACACCAATAGTAAGATTTTCAATGTACTTGAAGACCCTTGCAGCAACTAACATGGAAGATGAAGACCTCACTGAAAGCATGCAAAAGCTCCTTATTGTTATGCAACGACTAGATGATAAAATTGGCCCTATGCTGGAGGCGGACGGAGGGCTTTTCAACTCAAGGTAAGTTCAAAGAATAGAcctttttcatttaaaaattctGTAATTGTACTCGGCGTTTTCTGTTACAAAAAGCGTTCGCGATTAACTTGGCTTAATTGTCTGTATTAGGTGGGGATTTCTATCTCGTGCTGGATTGTGGGATAAGAGCCATTTGATGAGACAAATTGAGAAGTAGGTTCTTTCCTATTGATGTCCATGATCTTGTTTTATCATTTCGCTCTTTTGATATTGAACTGTTTAAATTTATCATCGCAGGTATGCTGATATTTACACGTCTAGGGTGTCAAACTTTTTATATTATACGCCATTCATGTATTT encodes:
- the LOC131630384 gene encoding uncharacterized protein LOC131630384, whose translation is MNAAKLLPMFAVHGVDASFPLPSTTNNSFKNTPFTIPTSHNTTNIRLAKALTPCCCTIDSKSIGGDVFSVTPPNKCDVDYLGESTKGDLNVKLEQLEAFGIGDAAFEGPIEQVARSEAREAEDLLRDLGIPSPSSSRNSPRGIFCTRTLNLRSISAIGYDMDYTLIHYNVKAWEGRAYDYCMENLKNMGFPVDGLAFDPDLVIRGLVIDKERGNLVKADRFGYVKRVMHGTKMLSTRAVSEMYGRELVDLRKESRWEFLNTLFSVSEAVAYMQMVDRLDDGTIPAELGPLDYKGLYKAVGKALFWAHVEGRLKSEIMSKPEQFVEPDPELPLALLDQKEAGKKLVLITNSDFHYTDKMMRHSFNRFLPNDMEWRDLFDIVIVSARKPEFFQTSSPMYEVVTGEGLMRPCFKAQPGGLYSGGSAQMVENSLGIHGDEILYVGDHIYTDVSQSKLHLRWRTALICRELEEEYNALINCRSDRESLIELINQKEVVGDLFNQLRLALQRRSKDRPAQTLAATNMEDEDLTESMQKLLIVMQRLDDKIGPMLEADGGLFNSRWGFLSRAGLWDKSHLMRQIEKYADIYTSRVSNFLYYTPFMYFRSQEQNLAHDSYTHYCSQINNEVSS